In a single window of the Rhineura floridana isolate rRhiFlo1 chromosome 3, rRhiFlo1.hap2, whole genome shotgun sequence genome:
- the GSG1L2 gene encoding germ cell-specific gene 1-like protein 2 — protein sequence MGVARRQRASAALSLSCLSLIFSITAFSSSYWCEGTRKVAKPFCGELRGGTHCIRSNGSGRANDSNVVQYIWETGDDKFVDRKFHAGIWYSCEEVISGEGEKCRSFISLTPPADRGVLWLSIAAEVLYIALLLMGVALMLIEICHSISILDGLKLNAFAAIFTVLAGLLGMVAHMMYTTVFQMTVNLGPEDWRPQTWDYGWSYCLAWGSFACCMASSVTTMNRYTKTILEFKYKQKKLERSLKAKSESPEPEKAWRMYIDTIHSTTEDFMHHLTDIHSPDNPTAFAELNNIPMAHCEEYC from the exons ATGGGGGTGGCCAGGCGGCAGAGAGCCTCGGCCGCGCTGTCGCTCAGCTGCCTCTCCTTAATCTTCTCCATCACGGCTTTCAGCAGCAGCTACTGGTGCGAAGGGACCCGGAAAGTAGCCAAGCCTTTTTGTGGCGAACTGCGGGGTGGGACCCACTGCATCCGCTCCAACGGCTCCGGTAGGGCGAACGACAGCAACGTGGTCCAGTATATCTGGGAGACGGGCGATGACAAGTTCGTCGACCGAAAGTTTCATGCCGGGATCTGGTATTCTTGCGAGGAGGTTATCAGCGGAGAAG GTGAGAAATGTAGAAGTTTTATCAGCCTGACACCCCCGGCGGATCGAG GGGTTCTGTGGCTGTCGATTGCAGCAGAGGTCCTCTACATTGCTTTACTGCTGATGGGCGTCGCTCTCATGTTGATTGAAATCTGCCATTCCATCAGCATCCTGGATGGGCTGAAGCTCAATGCATTTGCTGCGATATTCACTGTTCTGGCAG GACTCCTGGGAATGGTGGCTCACATGATGTATACAACTGTGTTTCAAATGACAGTCAATCTTGGTCCGGAGGACTGGCGCCCACAGACCTGGGATTATGGCTGGTCTTACTG CCTTGCATGGGGCTCTTTTGCCTGCTGTATGGCTTCCTCGGTGACCACTATGAACAGATACACAAAAACTATTCTGGAATTTAAGTATAAGCAGAAAAAACTGGAGAGAAGTTTGAAGGCTAAATCCGAGTCCCCTGAACCAGAAAAAGCTTGGAGGATGTACATTGACACCAtccacagcacaactgaggaCTTCATGCATCACCTGACAGACATTCACAGTCCAGACAATCCTACAGCATTTGCAGAATTAAATAATATCCCCATGGCACATTGTGAAGAATATTGCTAA